The Spirosoma sp. SC4-14 DNA window CGGAGGTGTATGGCGATGCGCCTGCCCCCATTGCTGCAGCTTTACGGGCCGATTTTCCTCAGGTAAAACAAACCGTTCGGGTGCAACGCGAAGGCGTTCAGGTGCTGACAAAGGGGAGTGTAGTCGACGAGTTGATTACGTATGCCGATACTAACTTTTTCCATCTGTTTACATTTCCGCTGAAATACGGAAGTCCAACGGCCTTAGCCGATCCTGCTGCCATCATTCTAAGCAGCGAAATGGCAGAAAAGTATTTTCCGAACCAGATTCCCATTGGTCAGCCATTTACTATTATTACGGCCAGCAGGGAGCATAAACAATTTGTGGTTAGGGGTGTGGCAGAGACGTTTCCCAATAATATTGGCTTCGCATTCGCCCTGCTGACAGGCTACCACTCGGTTCATGATGGGCTTAAAAACCAGGACTGGACAACCCACATCAGTGGGGTATTTGTTGAGGTACCGGACAAGCGTTATGTGCCCACACTAGCCCGCCAATTAGACCGGTATGTTGCGCTTTATAATTCGAAAAATACCGACGAGCCAATCACGTCATTTGTCTTTGATAACCTTCGCAATCCAGCTCCCAAAGCATACGACGTAAGGCGCCGACCCGCAGAGGCTAATCATCCGATGGCAACTCTTATTTTTTCGGCTATTGCCTTGTTGATGATGGGCGTGTCCTGCTTCAACTACATCAATATTTCATTGGGAGCCGTAACGCAGCGGCTTAAGGAGATCGGTGTTCGGAAGGTGATGGGAGGCACTCGACAGCAGCTCATCGTTCAGTTCATGATCGAAAATCTGCTGCTGTGTTTTATTGCTTTACTGCTATCACTGCTCATTACTACCGTTTTTCTGATCCCCCTGTTCAACGATCTGATGGTAATGACCATCTCGCTGGCGTTTTCGCAGAATGCTCCTTTGTGGCTATTTATGGCCGGTATACTGCTATTTACAGCCGTTGCATCGGGCGGCTATCCGGCCTTATACGTTTCGGCTTTCAGACCTATTGCTGTTTTTGCGGGCAGACAGAAATTTGGAAACAAAGGTGCCTTTAGCCGTGTACTGCTGGTTGGTCAGTTTGTACTGGCTTTTGTGGCCGTTATTGTCGGCGTTGTGTTTACGAGTGCGGGTATACAATGGAAAAATCTCGACTGGGGTTATAACCCGGATCAGACATTGGCCGTGCGGCTGACCGATAGTACGCAATATACCATTCTGAGAAATGAGCTGGTCAGAAACCCTGCGGTCAGCCTTGTGGCGGGTGCCGAATATCATGTCGGCGAATCCATGGCATTACAGGCTATTCGCGTTGGCGATAGGCAGGAAAACGTTGTTCGGTATAATGTGGGGCCTGGTTATTTCGAAACGCTGGGACTTCAACTGGCTACCGGACAGTTTTTCGACGAACATCGACTGGCTGAAAATGCAGAATCGGTAGTGGTAAACGAAACGTTTGTACGGCACCATCGCTGGAAAGATGGTGCTATCGGCAAGACGATTCGGGTAGACCAGCAAGTAGTAACCATTGCTGGCGTTGTGCGGGATTTTAAACTGTTTGGTTCGGGAGTAGCGCGGCCAGCAGTATTTTTCTCGGCCCGGCAGCCTCAATACCAATACCTGGCTCTGCGCTTTGATCCGAACCATGGTCCGGGCGTAAAAGCTGACCTGGAACGGCTCTGGCAGTCGAAATTCCCGAACACAACGGTTTCCATGTTTTATCAGAAAGAGGTGTTCGATGCCTTCAACACAACCTTTCAGAATCTTGCCAACGGATTTGGGTATCTGGCCGGATTGGCGCTTTTGATTGCCTGCATGGGCCTATATGGGCTGGCGGCCCAGCATTTTGCAAAACGACTCAAAGAAGTGGGCGTGCGAAAAGTGTTAGGTGCATCGGTAGCCAATATTTTGCTGTTAGTCAATCGGGAGTTTGTTTTGCTGCTCCTGATGGCGGGTGTTGTGGCTAATGCAATTACGATGATGGGTGTACAATTGACCCTTCAGAACACGCAGGAATTTACGGGATCTTACCGGCCAGGCTTATTGCCGTACCTAGCCGCCAACGCGCTGGTTCTGCTAACTGCCGCTTTTGCCGTTAGTATGCAAAGCTGGAAAATGGCCAATGTTCAGCTCTCGACTGTGCTCAAGAATAACGAGTAAGGCAGTGCATCGCGAACGAGCCAAGAACTAACCGATAACCTTAACGTTTTTTAACAGGCTCATCTGCAAGGCTATATATACCTTGCAACCATCATTTCAAACAAGCGAAAAACAGAAAAATCGTTCAAATCCTGTAATTCCAGGTTCAGACATCCCGCCGGACCATCGCTACGGTTCAGCCTGTCCGCATCGGCGTCCGCTTACGGACATCCTCCGTGGGTATGTTTTTGTAAATTGCTGACTTAGTGTGTGTTATATTTTTGGTACGCTGTTTGGGCCATCATTAGTATCACGAAACCTAAACGAATCAGAACGATGCTACTTAACTATCTGAAAATTACTGCCCGTACACTCTGGAAAAGTAAGCTGTTTAGCGGACTGAATATCGTTGGGTTAGGCATTGGCATGGCGGCAGTATGGCTTATGGCGCTGTATGTGTTCGACGAACTGAGCTATGACCGTTTTCATCGCAACGCCGACCGCATTGTTCGGGTTGTGCACTATGCACAATGGCCCGGTGGTAATCTGCAACTGGCACCTACATCGGCCCCGTATGCAACTGCGCTTAAAAACGACTATCCCGAAATTGAGAAGACTGTACGGATCAATGC harbors:
- a CDS encoding ABC transporter permease, whose translation is MLKTYFILAYRNLVSNRTTSLINVVGLSIALACAITVFLILKNFWTLDSFHTKGDRIFMVEYTREVDNETEVYGDAPAPIAAALRADFPQVKQTVRVQREGVQVLTKGSVVDELITYADTNFFHLFTFPLKYGSPTALADPAAIILSSEMAEKYFPNQIPIGQPFTIITASREHKQFVVRGVAETFPNNIGFAFALLTGYHSVHDGLKNQDWTTHISGVFVEVPDKRYVPTLARQLDRYVALYNSKNTDEPITSFVFDNLRNPAPKAYDVRRRPAEANHPMATLIFSAIALLMMGVSCFNYINISLGAVTQRLKEIGVRKVMGGTRQQLIVQFMIENLLLCFIALLLSLLITTVFLIPLFNDLMVMTISLAFSQNAPLWLFMAGILLFTAVASGGYPALYVSAFRPIAVFAGRQKFGNKGAFSRVLLVGQFVLAFVAVIVGVVFTSAGIQWKNLDWGYNPDQTLAVRLTDSTQYTILRNELVRNPAVSLVAGAEYHVGESMALQAIRVGDRQENVVRYNVGPGYFETLGLQLATGQFFDEHRLAENAESVVVNETFVRHHRWKDGAIGKTIRVDQQVVTIAGVVRDFKLFGSGVARPAVFFSARQPQYQYLALRFDPNHGPGVKADLERLWQSKFPNTTVSMFYQKEVFDAFNTTFQNLANGFGYLAGLALLIACMGLYGLAAQHFAKRLKEVGVRKVLGASVANILLLVNREFVLLLLMAGVVANAITMMGVQLTLQNTQEFTGSYRPGLLPYLAANALVLLTAAFAVSMQSWKMANVQLSTVLKNNE